The Triticum dicoccoides isolate Atlit2015 ecotype Zavitan chromosome 6A, WEW_v2.0, whole genome shotgun sequence genome has a window encoding:
- the LOC119319649 gene encoding uncharacterized protein LOC119319649, with the protein MEPIQPTATQASKIRVQHEPADGGYAASGAIGALPIHLIEKILGFASSTSPLDSVCLAVVCKSWAAAVSERLARPTPHLFALKLANVHSQSPLRFMLPPEEERRHRGAIYSLPVNEEGSPSLVAPARLPSVVRDPKGMNFKLSGALPCGLLSFAVGNRVVLVNPITGAFRSDVYAPFGTGAKVRAVASANAIFDHDYAERSVPLCWCTGEWSERKLLSEEFKNIYLMAYTDGVFYALEFRGCAYTVDTRVPPPWRLKKLRAPSILEQYTPIRGRFLCYSHLLESEGAVLFVGPVLAPRQPTCRDTIGGFEVYRLDVEAARWVKVERLAADRALFVSEQSSFSVRASEVPGCMSNCIYFVGEVDDYSYVTWGVYSMEERKVLFQRPVGGSWGRYAAARWFLPAVVIPFADARAHCILGRKDKNLSSSEGQEDGSNCAKSRCYYQSFGSD; encoded by the exons ATGGAGCCGATCCAACCCACGGCCACCCAAGCGAGCAAGATCCGCGTCCAGCACGAGCCCGCTGACGGCGGATATGCGGCGAGCGGGGCTATCGGCGCCCTCCCTATCCACCTCATTGAGAAGATCCTCGGATTCGCGTCCAGCACGAGCCCGCTGGATTCGGTGTGCCTCGCCGTCGTCTGCAAGTCCTGGGCGGCGGCCGTCTCCGAGCGGCTAGCGAGACCCACCCCCCACCTGTTCGCGCTCAAGCTCGCCAACGTGCACAGCCAGTCCCCGTTACGGTTCATGCTGCCGCCCGAGGAGGAGCGCCGCCACCGCGGGGCCATCTACTCCCTGCCGGTGAACGAGGAGGGCTCGCCGTCGCTGGTGGCCCCTGCCCGCTTGCCCTCCGTGGTCCGCGACCCAAAAGGCATGAACTTTAAGCTATCCGGCGCCCTGCCCTGCGGCCTCCTCTCCTTCGCGGTCGGCAACCGCGTTGTCCTCGTCAACCCCATCACCGGCGCGTTCCGGAGCGACGTGTATGCGCCCTTCGGGACTGGAGCTAAGGTGAGGGCCGTCGCCAGCGCCAACGCGATCTTCGATCACGACTACGCCGAGAGGAGCGTCCCGCTCTGCTGGTGCACGGGGGAGTGGTCCGAGCGGAAGCTGCTCTCTGAAGAGTTCAAGAACATTTATCTGATGGCCTACACAGACGGTGTCTTCTACGCGCTGGAATTCCGGGGTTGCGCCTACACGGTGGACACACGCGTGCCACCACCATGGCGCCTGAAGAAGCTCCGTGCGCCGAGCATTCTCGAGCAGTACACCCCGATCCGCGGGCGCTTCCTCTGCTACTCGCACCTGCTGGAGTCGGAAGGGGCAGTCCTGTTTGTTGGTCCGGTGCTCGCACCACGACAACCCACATGCCGTGATACCATCGGTGGCTTCGAGGTGTACAGGCTGGATGTCGAGGCGGCACGATGGGTGAAAGTGGAGAGGCTTGCTGCTGACAGGGCGCTTTTCGTGAGTGAGCAATCATCGTTCTCTGTGCGTGCCTCGGAGGTGCCGGGGTGCATGAGCAACTGCATCTACTTTGTGGGTGAGGTTGATGACTACTCCTACGTCACCTGGGGCGTCTACTCCATGGAGGAGCGGAAGGTGCTGTTTCAGCGCCCCGTCGGTGGTTCTTGGGGAAGGTATGCTGCTGCACGCTGGTTCCTCCCTGCTGTTGTGATACCATTTGCAGATGCACGTGCGCATTGTATACTCGGGAGAAAGGACAAAAATCTAAGTTCTTCAG AAGGACAGGAGGATGGGAGCAATTGTGCGAAATCAAGATGCTACTATCAATCCTTTGGCTCTGATTGA